A stretch of Cicer arietinum cultivar CDC Frontier isolate Library 1 chromosome 5, Cicar.CDCFrontier_v2.0, whole genome shotgun sequence DNA encodes these proteins:
- the LOC101499237 gene encoding pentatricopeptide repeat-containing protein At3g03580-like, giving the protein MIFHSHLRNKFKLKLTKNTCFSLSFFSSSSSSNTHQNLLHLITLSHTLPQTKQLHAFAILHGFLPHSISLSASLILQYATFNHPASSLLLFQNSVPFSRTAFLWNTLIRAYSIAGVFDGFSIYNTMVREGVMPDDHTYPFVLKACSDSLEVGKGREVHGVVFKFGFDRDVFVGNTLLMFYGNCGLFDKAIKVFDEMFDRDKVSWNTVIGLCSVRGFYEESFGFFKGMVAAGSVIRPDLVTIVSVLPVCADSGNEDMARVVHGYVLKVGLLGCVKVENALVDVYGKCGSEKAAKKVFDEMDERTEVSWNAIITSFSFRGMYMDALVVFRLMIDAGMRPNTVTVSSMLPVLGELGLFKLGMEVHCFCLRVGIESDVFIANSLIDMYAKSGLSCVASTIFNKMGDRNIVSWNAMVANFAQNRHHFTAVELVRRMQAHGETPNNVTFTNVLPACARLGFVNVGKEIHARIVRTGYTFDLFISNALTDMYSKCGSLNLARKVFNTSVKDKVSYNILITGYSQTSNCSESLNLFSEMRLTGMIPDIVSFIGVISACANLASIKQGKEIHGHLVRKLFHTHLFAANSLLDLYTKCGRIDLATKIFDRIQDKDVASWNTMILGYGMLGELETAINLFEVMKEDSVEYDSVSFIAVLSACSHGGLIEKGSRYFKKMQDHNIEATHMHYACMVDLLGRAGQIEEAANLIRDLPIEPDANIWGALLGACRIHGNVELGHWAAEHLFKLKPHHCGYYILLSNMYAEAERWDEANSVRELMKTKGAKKNPGCSWVQIGDQVHAFLIGEKIDSLDNCFWLSESG; this is encoded by the coding sequence ATGATATTCCATTCCCACCTTCGCAACAAATTCAAACTCAAACTCACCAAAAACACTTGCTTCTCTCTTTCattcttttcttcttcatcttcttcaaacACTCACCAAAACCTTCTCCATCTAATTACCCTCTCCCACACCCTTCCACAAACAAAGCAACTTCACGCCTTCGCCATCCTCCATGGTTTCCTCCCTCACAGTATCTCCCTCTCCGCCTCTCTCATTCTCCAATACGCCACTTTTAATCACCCCGCATCTTCCCTTCTTCTATTCCAAAACAGTGTTCCATTTTCCCGCACTGCCTTCTTGTGGAACACCCTCATCCGTGCTTATTCCATTGCTGGTGTTTTTGATGGGTTTAGTATTTATAACACCATGGTTCGTGAAGGTGTTATGCCTGATGATCACACCTACCCTTTTGTTTTGAAGGCTTGTTCTGATTCTTTGGAGGTTGGTAAAGGTAGGGAGGTTCATGGAGTTGTGTTTAAGTTTGGTTTTGATAGAGATGTATTTGTTGGGAATACCCTTTTGATGTTTTACGGTAATTGTGGTCTTTTTGATAAAGCAAtcaaggtgtttgatgaaatgtttgatAGGGATAAGGTTTCTTGGAATACTGTTATTGGTTTGTGTTCTGTTCGGGGTTTTTATGAGGAGTCGTTTGGTTTTTTTAAAGGGATGGTTGCTGCTGGGTCGGTTATTAGACCAGATTTGGTTACCATTGTTAGTGTGTTGCCGGTGTGTGCGGATAGTGGGAATGAGGATATGGCGAGAGTTGTGCATGGTTATGTTTTGAAGGTTGGTTTGTTGGGTTGTGTAAAGGTTGAAAATGCGTTGGTTGATGTTTATGGGAAATGTGGGAGTGAGAAGGCTGCGAAGAAAGTTTTCGATGAAATGGATGAGAGAACCGAGGTTTCGTGGAATGCTATTATTACTAGTTTTTCTTTTAGAGGGATGTATATGGATGCTTTGGTTGTCTTTAGGTTGATGATTGATGCAGGAATGAGACCGAATACTGTCACCGTTTCTAGTATGCTACCTGTATTAGGAGAATTAGGACTTTTTAAGTTGGGAATGGAAGTGCATTGCTTTTGTTTAAGGGTGGGTATTGAGTCTGATGTTTTTATTGCTAACTCGTTGATAGATATGTATGCGAAATCAGGATTGTCATGCGTGGCATCCACTATATTTAACAAGATGGGAGATAGAAACATTGTGTCGTGGAATGCTATGGTTGCAAATTTTGCTCAGAACAGACACCATTTTACAGCTGTAGAATTAGTGAGGCGAATGCAAGCTCACGGAGAAACCCCGAACAATGTGACCTTCACAAATGTTCTTCCAGCATGCGCAAGATTAGGTTTCGTGAATGTTGGAAAAGAAATTCATGCCAGGATAGTTCGGACTGGATACACATTTGATTTGTTCATCTCCAATGCTCTGACAGACATGTATTCGAAATGCGGAAGCTTAAACCTTGCTCGAAAAGTTTTCAATACTTCAGTCAAGGATAAAGTTTCCTACAATATACTAATTACGGGCTATTCTCAAACAAGTAACTGCTCAGaatctctaaatttattttcagaAATGAGACTCACTGGCATGATTCCTGATATTGTTTCGTTCATCGGTGTCATATCCGCCTGTGCAAATCTGGCTTCCATTAAGCAAGGTAAGGAGATTCATGGGCATCTGGTAAGAAAGCTTTTCCACACACATCTTTTTGCGGCAAATTCCCTTTTGGATTTGTATACCAAGTGCGGTCGAATAGATCTAGCAACTAAAATCTTCGACCGCATTCAAGACAAGGATGTGGCATCATGGAATACTATGATTTTAGGGTATGGTATGCTTGGTGAATTGGAAACTGCAATCAACCTATTCGAAGTAATGAAGGAAGATAGTGTGGAATATGATTCAGTTTCCTTTATCGCAGTTTTATCGGCATGTAGTCATGGAGGACTAATTGAGAAAGGGAGtagatattttaagaaaatgcaGGATCATAATATTGAGGCAACACATATGCACTATGCTTGTATGGTTGATCTTCTAGGAAGAGCAGGACAAATCGAAGAAGCTGCAAACCTTATTAGAGACTTACCGATCGAACCCGATGCTAACATATGGGGTGCACTACTTGGAGCTTGTAGGATACATGGGAATGTGGAATTGGGGCATTGGGCAGCTGAACATTTGTTTAAATTGAAGCCTCACCATTGTGGTTACTATATACTACTTTCTAATATGTATGCAGAAGCTGAAAGATGGGATGAGGCAAATAGTGTGAGGGAATTGATGAAGACAAAGGGTGCTAAGAAAAATCCTGGTTGTAGTTGGGTTCAAATTGGTGACCAAGTCCATGCCTTTCTAATTGGTGAGAAAATAGATAGTTTGGATAATTGCTTTTGGTTATCAGAAAGTGGTTGA
- the LOC140920466 gene encoding uncharacterized protein — translation MAYREWMCDPSKKREEYIQGVNEFLEFAFQNSQINGKIMCPCTKCANFHSYSPVCVYEHLTDPHRGFLRGYKQWIYHGEKPRTSSSATKQNVEMEHDMDGLVHDVFGIHSTEEPICGEGERIPEVRENSKFYKFVKENEQMLYPNCRKYSKLSFMVHLYHLKCLHGWSDKSFSMLLDLLRDALPEENILPKSYYETKKIVSGLGLGYEKIHACPNDCILYWDKYAKYEVCPKCSTSRWKTTNEDVQGNGMETSERRKKIPAKILQWHPADSLAWKNFDARCPTFSLDPRNVRLGVASYGFNPFKTMSITHSTWSVILIPYNLPP, via the exons ATGGCTTATAGAGAATGGATGTGTGATCCATCAAAAAAAAGGGAAGAATATATTCAAGGAGTTAATGAATTTCTTGaatttgcttttcaaaattcaCAAATCAATGGAAAAATAATGTGCCCTTGTACAAAATGTGCCAATTTCCACTCTTATTCTCCCGTATGTGTTTATGAACACTTAACAGATCCACACCGTGGATTTCTTAGAGGCTATAAACAATGGATATATCATGGTGAAAAACCTAGAACTTCAAGTAGCGCTACTAAACAAAATGTAGAAATGGAGCATGACATGGATGGATTAGTTCATGATGTATTTGGAATTCATTCTACAGAAGAGCCAATTTGTGGTGAAGGTGAAAGAATTCCCGAAGTTAGagaaaactctaaattttacaaatttgtAAAGGAGAATGAGCAAATGCTTTACCCCAACTGTAGGAAGTATAGCAAGCTATCATTTATGGTACATTTGTATCATTTAAAGTGTCTTCATGGGTGGAGTGACAAGTCATTCTCCATGTTGCTTGATTTACTAAGAGATGCTTTACcagaagaaaatattttgccAAAGTCATATTATGAAACTAAAAAGATTGTTTCAGGATTAGGTTTGGGGTATGAGAAGATCCATGCTTGTCCCAATGATTGCATATTATATTGGGATAAATATGCCAAATATGAAGTATGTCCAAAGTGCAGTACGTCAAGGTGGAAAACAACAAATGAAGACGTACAAGGTAATGGAATGGAGACTTCTGAGAGGCGAAAGAAGATACCAGCAAAGATCCTTCAATG GCATCCAGCTGATTCCCTTGCTTGGAAGAATTTTGACGCTCGATGTCCAACATTTTCGTTAGATCCTCGTAATGTTCGATTAGGAGTGGCTTCATATGGTTTCAATCCTTTCAAGACTATGAGTATTACTCATAGCACTTGGTCTGTCATTCTAattccttacaatcttcctccttaG
- the LOC140920467 gene encoding uncharacterized protein, which yields MGPKGPGNNIDIYLQPLVQELQELWDGGIETFDAYKKEKFQLRAAMIWTINDFPAYANFGYVMVKKNCYMGHHRWLSPKHKWRLNSRDFDGTRELRIPPKRLDGTHILRQIDECREKGLANGAQPWKKKSIFFTLPYWQYNVLRHNLDVMHIEKNECDNIIGTLLNQEGKSKDNYKARADLVDMGIRSMLHPQPSPNITTTRLPRACYQMTNKEKESFLSILKNVKTPDECSSNIPRCVHVKQHKMFGLKSYDWHVLMQELLPVALWGSLPDKVTSVLVDLCNFFKQICSKVLNVEFLSQLESQIVITLCQLETIFPPSFFTVMMHLVIHLAHEAQVAGPVQYRWMYPIERFLLTLKSFVRNRAHPEGSIAEGFLANECLTFCSQYLFGVETRFNRPNRNDDEVSGRPLGIKKQQKLRLGKRKKVSRTKLDKKELAHAHRYVLSNCDTVAPFIE from the exons ATGGGTCCAAAAGGTCCTGGAAATAACATTGACATTTATCTGCAACCTTTAGTACAAGAGTTGCAAGAGTTATGGGATGGTGGAATAGAAACATTTGATGCCTATAAGAAAGAGAAATTTCAACTTCGTGCAGCTATGATATGGACTATTAATGACTTTCCAGCATATGCTAACTT TGGTTACgtcatggtaaaaaaaaattgctacATGGGTCATCATCGTTGGTTATCTCCCAAACATAAGTGGAGATTGAATAGTAGGGATTTTGATGGAACACGAGAGCTAAGGATCCCTCCTAAAAGACTTGATGGGACTCATATTTTAAGACAAATAGATGAATGTAGAGAAAAAGGTCTAGCAAATGGAGCACAACCTTGGAAAAAGAAGAGCATTTTCTTCACATTGCCTTATTGGCAATATAATGTATTGCGTCATAATCTTGATGTAATGCACATTGAAAAGAATGAATGTGACAACATTATTGGTACATTGTTAAACCAAGAGGGAAAATCCAAAGATAATTATAAGGCACGAGCTGATCTTGTAGATATGGGCATAAGAAGTATGCTCCATCCTCAACCAAGTCCTAATATAACTACAACGCGTTTGCCTAGAGCATGCTATCAAATGACTAACAAAGAAAAGGAATCTTTCCTAAGCATTCTCAAGAATgtaaaaactccagatgaatgCTCATCAAACATCCCACGTTGTGTGCATGTCAAGCAACACAAGATGTTTGGATTAAAAAGTTACGATTGGCATGTTTTGATGCAAGAGCTTCTTCCAGTAGCATTATGGGGTTCATTGCCAGATAAAGTCACTTCAGTGTTAGTTGATCTTTGCAATTTCTTCAAGCAAATTTGTTCTAAGGTACTTAATGTGGAATTTCTATCACAATTGGAGTCTCAAATAGTTATCACACTTTGTCAGTTGGAAACAATTtttcctccttcattttttaCTGTTATGATGCATTTGGTAATTCATTTGGCACACGAAGCCCAAGTTGCTGGACCGGTACAAtatcgatggatgtatccgattgAGAG GTTTCTTCTTACTCTTAAGTCCTTTGTACGTAATAGAGCCCATCCAGAAGGATCAATTGCAGAGGGATTTTTGGCCAATGAATGTTTGACGTTTTGTTCACAATATCTATTTGGGGTAGAAACTAGGTTCAATAGACCTAACAGAAATGACGATGAAGTCTCTGGAAGGCCATTAGGgataaagaaacaacaaaagttACGATTAGGGAAAAGGAAGAAAGTGAGTAGAACTAAACTTGACAAGAAAGAGTTAGCACATGCACATAGATATGTGCTTTCTAATTGTGATACAGTTGCTCCATTTATAGAGTAA
- the LOC101499552 gene encoding uncharacterized protein: MDEQKSSEVTHELRWLSRGPSEVVRRYTGYAINGFRFHTKKRERFLKTQNSGVVVKTKTSTDEINYYGAITDILLLDYSGKYKFVLFKCDWVDINKGIKKDKFGMTLVNFKFLKHTGKNICDDPFVFASQAKKVFYIYDERNKDWLVVLNAKVRDIYDMGDEESNEIEEIHGQLMGDTSEATQNVNDLVRLQVEDDNDFFEVVDVDNMDDDEDNEDDEEDE; this comes from the coding sequence ATGGATGAACAAAAGAGCTCAGAAGTTACTCATGAACTTAGATGGTTATCCCGTGGACCATCTGAGGTAGTAAGAAGATACACAGGTTATGCGATTAATGGTTTTAGATTCCACacaaagaagagagagagatttttgaaaacacaaaatAGTGGAGTTGTTGTAAAGACAAAGACCTCAACAGATGAAATTAATTACTATGGGGCAATAACTGATATACTGCTGTTGGATTATTCTGGAAAgtacaagtttgtgttatttaaatgTGATTGGGTTGATATTAATAAAGGTATCAAGAAAGATAAGTTTGGTATGACGCttgtcaatttcaaatttttaaaacatactgGGAAAAATATTTGTGATGACCCATTTGTGTTTGCATCACAAGCTAAAAAggtgttttatatatatgatgagAGAAACAAGGATTGGCTTGTTGTTCTCAATGCAAAAGTTAGAGATATCTATGATATGGGTGATGAGGAATctaatgaaattgaagaaattcaTGGGCAACTAATGGGCGATACAAGTGAAGCTactcaaaatgttaatgatttggTTAGGCTTCAAGTTGAAGAcgataatgatttttttgaagttgttgatgttgataatatggatgatgatgaagataatgaagatgatgaggAAGACGAATGA
- the LOC140918607 gene encoding uncharacterized protein produces the protein MARRRKLNIRHRASDNEGIQSTSNNTNSTNVEGSNVAETRSSPCHAEGVIRESVESHSIPSDIEVEEEQIEKEVEPKWARGPTKMLDVWEMEDGDLIIVNLDKYGRPIGEEGTTLTRFIGSVARRYQYAHIDYKSWKVMPNDYKEEILK, from the exons ATGGCTCGAAGAAGAAAGTTAAATATTCGACATCGAGCAAGTGATAATGAAGGAATTCAGTCTACTTCTAATAATACAAACTCAACCAATGTAGAAGGAAGTAATGTTGCAGAAACTCGTTCTAGTCCTTGTCATGCAGAAGGTGTCATACGTGAGTCTGTAGAATCTCACTCAATTCCCTCTGATATAGAAGTTGAAgaagaacaaattgaaaaag aAGTAGAGCCTAAATGGGCTAGAGGTCCTACAAAAATGTTAGATGTATGGGAAATGGAAGATGGTGATTTAATAATCGTTAATTTGGACAAATATGGTCGACCCATTGGTGAGGAAGGGACAACTCTAACTCGTTTCATTGGTAGTGTAGCTAGAAGGTATCAATATGCTCATATCGACTACAAGTCATGGAAAGTCATGCCAAATGATTACAAAGAAGAAATATTGAAATGA
- the LOC105852749 gene encoding uncharacterized protein: MLKSELNEKWRQWKGDLKSMAYDPTKTEEEVASLVPDDMVDPNQYRGLVHHWFSDEGQIKKGKGVLPGRKEIYIDTRTRKDGTIVNEKAARLIEELKKHNNEAGTSQSTQDTQGSMSWKDDIFYQVQGPDKNGRVRCMGKIPHSKKSKVCASENEELRERVKNMENLLANVMTLIQNRFSGADVNDIIQAARQVPDATSAQNHLNSLSPNNNENNENGED, encoded by the exons ATGTTAAAATCTGAGCTGAATGAGAAATGGAGGCAATGGAAGGGTGATCTAAAGTCAATGGCATATGACCCTACTAAAACAGAAGAAGAAGTTGCATCTCTTGTACCAGATGATATGGTTGACCCTAATCAATATCGTGGTTTGGTTCATCATTGGTTTTCTGATGAAGGACAA ATAAAAAAGGGCAAAGGAGTGTTGCCTGGACGTAAAGAGATTTACATTGATACTCGCACTCGTAAAGATGGAACAATTGTCAATGAAAAGGCTGCAAGATTGATT gaagaactaaaaaaacataataatgagGCTGGAACTTCTCAATCAACCCAAGACACACAAGGGTCTATGTCTTGGAAGgatgatatattttatcaaGTACAAGGACCTGATAAAAACGGACGTGTGCGATGTATGGGCAAGATTCCTCATTCTAAAAAATCGAAGGTTTGTGCATCTGAAAATGAAGAGTTGCGCGAAAGAGTTAAGAATATGGAAAACTTGTTAGCAAATGTGATGACTTTAATTCAAAATCGATTTTCTGGAGCAGATGTTAATGATATAATACAAGCTGCAAGACAG GTTCCTGATGCTACTAGTGctcaaaaccatttgaattcacttagtccaaacaacaacgaaaataatgaaaatg gtgaagattaa